In one window of Armatimonadota bacterium DNA:
- a CDS encoding HAD hydrolase family protein — translation MNATRRRYRIVALDLDGTLLDSKGEVSRDDAAALHRMRDLGALIVLASGRMTAAIRPWYHRLAVDGPVLAYNGGMVRDSEEKGEAVLFERALPARYGDWLIDYADEHHFHLNYYLDDVLYAKDDPDLRRFADLYANQTGSVYRFVPSLQQFKASAPTKIILITDPSVPGEHDPRRRDELYDEFRER, via the coding sequence GTGAACGCAACCCGACGCCGATATCGCATAGTGGCGCTCGACCTCGACGGCACGCTGCTCGACTCCAAAGGAGAAGTATCACGCGACGATGCCGCGGCACTGCACCGCATGCGCGATCTGGGAGCGCTCATCGTTCTCGCGTCGGGCAGGATGACGGCGGCGATCCGCCCGTGGTACCACCGGCTGGCCGTCGACGGCCCGGTGCTCGCGTACAACGGCGGGATGGTGCGCGACTCCGAGGAGAAGGGTGAGGCCGTGCTGTTCGAGAGAGCGCTGCCGGCACGTTACGGCGACTGGCTGATTGACTACGCCGACGAGCATCACTTCCACCTCAACTACTACCTCGACGACGTACTCTACGCCAAGGACGACCCGGACTTGCGCCGGTTCGCCGACCTCTACGCGAACCAGACGGGGTCGGTGTACCGCTTCGTGCCCAGTTTGCAGCAGTTCAAGGCCTCCGCGCCGACCAAGATCATCTTGATTACCGATCCCTCGGTGCCCGGCGAGCACGACCCGCGCCGGCGCGACGAGTTGTACGATGAGTTCCGCGAGCG